A window of Hevea brasiliensis isolate MT/VB/25A 57/8 chromosome 14, ASM3005281v1, whole genome shotgun sequence contains these coding sequences:
- the LOC110669317 gene encoding non-specific lipid transfer protein GPI-anchored 14, translating to MTATIYIYTHLSMLELIKFLSLHQFLEMGFHYFTKVALTLTLMSTMVGFSMAVSDKDREECAEQLVGLATCLPYVGGNARTPTPDCCSGLKQVLKNNKKCLCVIIVDRNDPQLGLKINVTLALGLPSICHASANVSQCPALLHLAPNSPDAQVFYQFANSTNESSSSPAPSPSDEAANSRGQIAQTRSNGCSSNAKRWVGLELVCVGFSLWYFLYSMLLFI from the exons ATGACTGCaacgatatatatatatacacatctcTCTATGCTTGAATTAATCAAGTTTCTTTCTCTACACCAATTTCTTGAAATGGGTTTTCATTATTTCACTAAAGTTGCACTTACATTAACGTTAATGTCAACCATGGTAGGTTTTTCGATGGCGGTTTCAGACAAAGACAGAGAGGAGTGCGCAGAGCAGCTGGTGGGTTTAGCTACATGTCTGCCCTACGTTGGAGGTAATGCCAGAACTCCAACGCCAGATTGTTGCAGTGGTCTGAAGCAAGTCCTCAAAAACAACAAGAAGTGTTTGTGTGTCATTATTGTGGATAGAAATGATCCTCAATTAGGTCTCAAGATAAATGTCACTCTTGCTTTAGGCCTTCCCTCTATTTGCCATGCAAGTGCCAACGTTTCCCAATGCCCTG CCCTTCTACACTTAGCACCTAATTCTCCAGATGCTCAAGTTTTCTATCAATTTGCTAATAGCACTAATGAGAGTAGCAGCAGCCCCGCCCCTAGTCCTAGTG ATGAAGCGGCCAACAGCAGAGGACAAATTGCTCAAACGAGGAGCAATGGATGTAGTAGCAATGCAAAACGATGGGTTGGGTTGGAGTTGGTTTGTGTGGGGTTTTCACTTTGGTATTTCCTTTATTCAATGTTGTTGTTCATATAG